The following DNA comes from Peribacillus sp. FSL E2-0218.
GATCCGGCTGGCAGTTCGATAACATCGCCCTTTGGCGTGAAAATGAATACCATATCGGAAAAAAGGTCAATCTTAAGGGATTCCATGAATTCCTCGGCATTGGTCGCGTCATCTTGGAACTCGAGTATTTCCCTGAACCATGTTAATTTCTCTTCTAGTGAAGGCTGTTCACCCACATCTTTGCCTTCTTTATAGGCCCAATGCGCTGCAACCCCGAATTCGGCAATGCGATGCATATCCGATGTGCGGATCTGGACTTCCAACGGATCGCCTTTCGGTCCGATCACGGTCGTGTGAAGCGATTGGTACATATTCGGCTTAGGCATGGCGATATAGTCCTTGAACCGGCCAGGCATCGGCTTCCAGCACGTATGGATGATTCCTAGGACGGCATAGCAATCCTTTATGCTGTGGACGACGATCCGAACAGCCAGCAAATCGTAAATTTCGCTGAACTGCTTGTTTTGCAAGGCCATTTTGCGATAGATGCTGTATATATGTTTCGGCCTGCCGGAAAGGTCAGCCTTGATATGGACTTCCTCCACGTTTTTACGCACTTCATCAATGACTTCTTCCAGGTACATTTCACGTTCTGCCCGCTTTTTCTTCATCAGGTTGACGATTCGGTAATATTGCTGAGGGTTCAAATATCTTAAGGCCGTATCTTCCAGTTCCCATTTAATCGTACTGATACCAAGACGATGCGCGAGTGGCGCAAAGATTTCCAACGTCTCGTTCGAGATCCGTCTTTGCTTTTCCTGCGGCAGATGCTTCAATGTCCGCATATTATGCAGCCTGTCCGCAAGCTTGATCAAAATGACGCGAATATCCTGGGCCATCGCCACGAACATTTTCCGATGGTTCTCCGCCTGCTGCTCTTGCTGTGATTTATACTTGATTTTCCCTAACTTGGTCACGCCATCCACGAGCATGGCAACTTCAGGACTGAAATTTTCCTCGATATCCTTCAGGGTGACCTCCGTGTCTTCAACAACATCATGTAAAAAACCTGCCGCAATGGTTGCCGGATCCATCTCAAGATCAGCGAGAATGCCCGCGACTTGAATTGGATGAATGATATACGGCTCTCCCGATTTACGGAATTGTTCTCGGTGAGCAAACTCTGCATACTTAAACGCTCTATGAATAAATTCAGCTTCTTCCGGCTGAAGATATAAGCTGGCCCGTTCCACAACCTGCTCGGCAGTCAATATTTGATCATTTGCCATTTAATCACCTTAACCCCACTTTAACTGCCACCGGATATGATCCGGATTGAGTATGATTGGTAGCACTTCCCTTTATTCTGCAAAACGTGACAATTTTTGCGAAAAAAATAAATCCGCTAAAAACGGATACAAGTGCAAATAACTTATTAGCAGAAAACTCTTTAATATTACTATTATCGAAAAAAAAGACAAGGATGTAAAGAGATAAACGAGTATTTTATTTAGAATCCTGCATTTTTTCACTGGAAATTCGACAAAATCCAGTGAAATCATGCGTAAAACAGAAAAGAGCACCCTGGTCAGAGTGCCCTTCTTTTATTAAAAGCTCATCAATGTCAAAACATCATAGCCATCTAATTTATCTTTACCGTCCAAATCAGTCAATTCGATAAGGAATGCAATCCCGGCTACAATTCCGCCAAGCTCCTCGACCAATTTGATCGTCGCCTCGATTGTACCGCCCGTGGCAAGTAAATCGTCGGTGATCAAAACACGTTGTCCCGGTTTGATCGCATCTTTATGGATCGTCAATACATCCGTTCCATACTCGAGGCCGTATTCCACTTTGATCGTTTCACGTGGAAGCTTTCCTTCTTTCCTCACTGGTGCAAATCCCACTTCCAATGAGTAAGCGACTGGACACCCGATGATGAATCCGCGTGCTTCCGGTCCCACCACTAAATCAATTTGCTTATCGCGTGCATATTCGACAATTTGATCTGTTGCGTATTTATAAGCGGCGCCGTTATCCATTAATGTCGTAATATCTTTGAAGATAACACCCGGTTTTGGCCAGTCTTGTACAATTGTTACATATTGCTTTAAATCCATTGCTTTGTTTCCTCCTCAAGGTCTGTTGCCTCATGAACTAAATAAAGATTGAACCAATCGAATAATTGCTGATAGGAAGAATAAACAAGCTCTTGTTCAAGCTCAAATTGCTCTTTCTTTCTTATGAACGATTCAGATTCACTGAGATCGCGTTTTTTCGCATTGGTTGTGAGCATAATTAACCCATTCTCTATTGTAACAAAATCCAGCTCAAAAAACACCTTTGAAATGAAATCGACCGTATCTCTGGACCATCCGCGATATTTCGCCAGGTCATCACCATACCGTTTCACATCGAGCGGCCCCTTTTTAGCCAGGAAGGCATAAAACCATTTAAAATGATCCCTTGTCGGCATCGTACTTAAGAAATGGTCCTGATCATGGGAGAAGTGGGCATAAATACGCGATGGCTTCTTATTGGCTATCACCCGTTTCAGTACATCCCTTAACGGCGGCATGTCCATGAATACCACATGCGCCTCGAAGCAATCGAGTTCATCGGCATCCTCCCCGTTCTTGATATGAACGAGATCGGGATGATTTTGTAAAAAGGGATACCTCGCATAAATATCCTCCGAGAACATGACGATTTTCCGGTTTTGAGCGGGAATGTCCGCCAGCCATTTTTCCGCCTGCCCCTTCCCGCGATAATCAAATAACTGCCAATGGTCCACCGAGATATCCTGGACGAAGATCTGCGGCTTCTTCATATTATTCCATTCATTGATGGATAGCTCCCCAATTACCGAAACCTCGGCGTGCGGCGCTATTTCATCGACAAAATGGCCGAGCCCGAACCCTACGCCATCCAGTTTGTGATTGTCCCCATCTTCAAGCTGAACTTTCAAATGATTTTGGTTCGCGCCAATTTTGCGGACGCTTGAAAGCTGTACGGAATCTATCAAAATCCTCGGCTTCGGATTCGTCACCCCAAATGGCGCAAGCAAGCTCATCTCCTGGATCGTTTGAATTGAAACGTCTGCCAAGGCCGTCGCTCCATCCAGGTCAGTAATGGGCGTGAAGTCCTCCTCCGTTAGCTGTTCCTTCGCGATCACGTTCATGCGGTCCCTAAGCTCCTGAACATCGTCCATTTTCAACGTCATTCCGGCTGCCATCGGATGTCCGCCAAAATGGGGCAGCAATTCCCGGCAGGATGAAAGGCTTTCGAAAAGATCGAATCCGGCGATGCTCCGTGCTGAACCTTTGGCCAATCCCTTTTCCCGGTCATAGCTCAAAACTATCGTGGGACGGTAAAAGCGTTCAACAAGTTTGGAGGCGACGATCCCCACCACTCCTGCATTCCAGCCTTCTCTTCCGATGATGAGCACACCATTGGACTCCAGCGGGAAGTTTTCCTCGACTTCCTTGATCGCTTCTTCCGCCATCGTAGCGACCATGGCTTGCCGTTCTTTATTGATATCATTGATTTCATTGGCAAGCTCCATCGCTTCCGCAAGGTTTGCCGCCATCAATAGATCGACAGCCGGGTCGGCATCGCCAAGCCGTCCGACTGCATTGATCCTAGGAGCCATGGCAAAGCCGATCGATTCCTCATTCAAGGCTTCCTGTTGGACATTCGCCACTTTCATTAAGGCAACAAGCCCCGGTCGGCCAGTCAAACGCAGCTGCTCAATTCCTTTTGCTGCGATGAGGCGGTTCTCCCCTTTTAAAGGCACTAAATCGGCAATGGTACCGATTGCCGCTATTTCAAGCAAATCCTCAGGCAGTTCTCCAAGCAAAGCGTGCGCCAGCTTAAAGGCGACGCCCACTCCGGCAAGGTCTTTAAAAGGATAGGAACCCTCTTCCAGTTTAGGATGGATGATGGCCAATGCCTTGGGCAGTACAGGTCCCGGTTCATGATGATCGGTCAGGATATAGTCCATGCCAAGCTCGCCGGCAAGGTCCGCTTCGGCGACTGCCGAAATTCCGGTATCGACGGTGATCAATACCTTCACTCCTTGCTCAGCCGCCAGGCGGAACGCCATTGGATTCGGGCCATAGCCCTCCGTAAACCGGTTCGGAATATAAAAGTCCACATCGGCTCCCATCCGCATCAGCGTCGTCAACATCACGGTGGTCGATGTCACTCCATCCGCATCATAATCACCGAATATCCTTATTTTTTCTCCGTTTTGAATCGCTTCTCTTATTCTATATACGGCTTTATCCATATCTTTCAATAAAAATGGGTCATGGAAAGTTTGATTTTTTACAAATAAAAAGGATCGGGCACTATCGATCGTATCCAGGCCTCGATTCACAAGCAGGGCTGCAACCAAAGGTGTGATATGAAGCTCTTCCGCTAGTATAGCAACTTTGTTTTCATCGGCAGTTCGCAAGTTCCACCGCGTTTTTGGCTTTAACATGAATTCACCCCTCAATTTACTTATTATACAAAACGAGTATGCCGGTTTCAATTTTATTTTAAATCCAAGGGATTCCCAAGATTTATAAAGAAAGCTCTTTTCGTGAAGATGGTTGTTTTTAAAACGAAACGATTTACGTATGATTGGAGCAGTTTGCGAGACGGAGGCGGGACCGGAGTAAAGCGTCAAAGTATGCGATAATAGCCATCAAAAAAGAAGGCTGGCATGATGCCAGCCTTCCCGATCTTATTAAACTTGCCCTTCAAGGCTTTTTTTCTTTTCTTTTGCCGTATTTAGCGGACCTTTCTTCTTCAATTCCCTGATTTTTAGATCAAGCCAGAATTGGGAAGCGATCAATAGCGATGAATACACACCGCATATCAGCCCGATGAACAGGGCAATCGAAAAGTTCCTGATGGCTTCACTGCCGAAAATCATCAAGGCGATAACCGTAACGAGTACCGTCAGCACTGTATTGATCGATCTCGTCAGCGTTTGCCTGATACTGATGTTCACGATATTCTCAAGCTCTTCGACGGTTTTGATTTTACGGCTGAAACGTAGGTTTTCCCGAATCCGGTCAAACGTAACGATCGTATCATTGATGGAATAACCGACGATTGTCAGAACCGCAGCAATGAAGGTGATATCCACCTCAAGGCGAAGCAAGCTAAAAATCGTAACGATGAAGAACGCATCATGAACGAGTGCGACGACGGCCGGTACAGCCATTCGCCATTCAAACCGTATCGATACATACAAGATGATACCGAGTGAGGCGATCGCCAAGGCAAAGATGGCATTTTTCGCAAGCTCTTTCCCTACCGTCGGTGATACGGTGCTCACATTCGGCTCTGCCCCGTAATCCTTCTTGAAATGATCCTTCAAAACAGCGATTTCCTGCTTATCAAGAACACCAACCGTCCGGACGACAGCATTTTTGTTTTCTTTTCCAGCAAGTCTGACATCCTTGATATCATTGACATCAATGCCGGCCTTGCCCATTTCCGTTTCGACCTGTTGAGTCGTCAGGACATCCTTAGATGCAACTTCAATGCGGGTTCCGCTTGTGAAGTCGATTCCCAGATTCAAGCGAAAAACGAACAGGAAGATGATCCCGATAATCGTAATCCCGATCGAAATGCCATAAAAAGCCTTCCGATGCTTGACGAAGTCGATTTTATCGAAGCGTGTCGGCAATGACATTAAATTGATCTTCTCGTTTAGGTTATGAATATATTTCTTCTTCACGCCAAACCATGATGTGCGTTTGTCGAGGAACCCGCTTTTCACCCACAGGCTCATGAATAGACGCGTACCATAAACGGCAGTGATGAAGCTCATTAAAATCGAGATGATCAAGGTCGTCGCAAACCCTTTAACCGAGCTTGTCCCGTAATAGAACAGGACGGCTGCAGCAAGCAAGGTCGTCAAGTTCGCATCCATGATCGTGCTAAGCGAGTTTTTCGTACCTTCTTTATAAGCCGCTTTTACAGTACGGCCAAGCTTCAGTTCATCCCTGATCCGCTCATAGGTTATGATATTGGCATCGACGGCCATCCCGACCCCGAGCACCAATGCCGCTATACCTGGAAGAGTAAGGACTGCGTTCATCCACTCGAAGACCAGCAGCGTCAGGAAGATATAGACGCTCAGTGTGACGACGGCAATGAATCCCGGGAAGCGGTAATAAACGAGCATGAAGATGAAAATGAGTGCAATCCCGATGATGCCGGCAAAAATCGTATCGTTCAGTGCGCCTGCACCAAATTGGGCTCCGACAGACGTGGAGTATTTTTCCTTCAAGTCGACAGGCAGTGCACCGGCATCAAGGAGGTCTGCAAGCTCTTTCGCCTCTTCAACCGTGAATTGCCCTGTAATGTATACCTTTTTCGTATTGAAAACTTCACTGACAGCAGGAGCGGATATCATATTGTCTTGTGAAGCTTTATCCTTGATGGAATCTTTGCCTTCCTCGAAATCCAGCCAGATGGCAAGAACATTCGTAGGTACTGGCATCGATGAAATTTTTTGCGTGATTTCTTTAAACTTGTTCACATCTTTCAATGTGACTTCTACGACCGGTTTATTATCTTGGAACGTTTGTTTCGCGCCGCCTTCCTTCAGGTCCGCACCGGTCATCATTTCCTTATCGTTATAATCCCGAAAGGATAATTTAGCTTGTGTCGAAAGGATTTCACGAGCGTTATTTTGGTCTTTAACCCCGGCCAATTGAACCCTGATCCGGTCTTTCCCTTCGATTTGAATATTAGGTTCACTAACACCCAAAACATTGACACGACGCTCAAGTGAGCTTACTGTAGCCCGTAAAACCTCCGGGGTGATCTTTTCCCCAGACAGCGGCTTCACTTCATATAACACTTCAAAACCGCCTTGAAGATCAAGTCCCAGCTTGATATCCTTTAGGATTCCTTTTGAAGTCGTTCCCATCGCTGCGAAAATCAAAAGAACGATCAGAAAAAACGCAACGATCCTGCTTCTTTTTACCATTATGTAGTAGGCCCCTTTCTATAATCCGCCTGTTCCTGAAGTTTAAAAACCTGTCATTTATTTTGTTTATATGCTACCTGCATTTCCCTTGCTTCCTGAAAAAAAGACACAGCTACCCATGCTTTTTTTCCAAAAAAAAGCATAACCATATCTATTATGAGTCATTTATAAACAGCTGTCAATTTAAGTATATCTTTGCGTCATTGCTTTAAAAGTTCTTTCAATTCCTCCTCGGATAGCGGCTCAAATAAGTTTGGTGATTTATATGCTTCGACCATTTGGAAGTTCATGAACTGGTTGCTCGAAAATGTCACGATATCGGCGACAAGCTCGTGAAGATGAATGTTTTCCTGCGGGCGCTTCCATTTGTTTTTCGTTAAGGTTCCCCAGATATCCTCCTCTGTAACGGCATTCAATCCAACCATTTGAAATTCCTCGCGCTTGCTCTTCAAGAATGGACGTACCTTTACATAATAGCTTTCATAGGGATGATTCATTTTCGCCATCACTTTGCCTCCAGTAAAAATGTTCTCTATCGATTGCGCATTTTCTTAAAAGGGCTCCAATCAGTTGCCAGAACGCAAACAAACACTTTTGTCATGCTTTGTCCAAGTACAAGCATATAGATAATTGTATAGCATAACCGCTTTTTTGAGAAGGCAGGGAGGGAGTTCAATGTCTAAATTTTTAAAAGGGACGCTGATATTATTAATCGCAAGCCTGATTACAAGAGTTCTTGGGTTCATTAACCGCATTGTCATCGCCCGCTTCATCGGCGAAGAAGGCGTTGGTTTATATATGATGGCTTTACCGACCCTCTTTCTCGTCGTGAACATTACCCAATTGGGGCTGCCGATCGCCATTTCCAAGTTTGTGGCCGAAGCCAATGCCCGGGGTGACGAACGGAAAATCAAAAAGATCCTCGTCGTCTCTTTGGCCTGCACCTTTGCTCTATCGATGATTTTCACTCCTGCGATGCTGTTGTTCGCACCCGTTCTCTCAGAATACTTATTCACTGATCCACGAACGGTCTGGCCCCTGATGGCGATAGCGCCAATCGTACCGATCATCGCGATATCATCGGTACTGCGCGGGTATTTCCAAGGCAAGCAAAATATGAAGCCCTTCGCTTTCTCGCAAGTGATCGAACAGGTGGCGCGCATCACCTTCATCGCCGTCCTGACGAAGGCCTTTTTGCCCTATGGGATTGAATATGCGGCAGCCGGAGCGATGTTCGCCTCGATAATCGGTGAGCTCGTCTCCCTCATTTACCTTTTGACTAGCTTCAAGCTAAAGAAGCATTTTAAGTTCAGGAAGAATTTTTTCAAAAATGTGAAGTCTGGTAAGGGGACGTTCACGGAATTGATGGGGATTGCGCTTCCTTCCACCGGAAGCAGGATGATCGGCTCGCTTTCATGGTTTTTCGAGCCGATTGTGGTGGCGCAGAGCTTGGCCCTTGCCGGTGTCACCGCAGCCGCAGCCACGAGCCAATACGGTGAACTGACAGGATATGCGCTGCCACTGCTCATGCTGCCTTCGTTCATTACATCATCATTGGCGACTGCCCTTGTACCGGCAGTCAGTGAGGCACGGACGACCGGGAACTTCCTGCTCGTTGAACACAGGCTGCAGCAGGCCCTGAAAATCACATTTATCACAGGCTGCTTAGCCGTCGTCATTTTGTTCATCTTTGCCGAACCGATCCTGCAAGTCATGTACGGCTCTTCACATGCCGCCGTTTTCATTAAATTCCTGGCACCTTTCTTCATTCTCTTTTACTTCCAGTTCCCGCTGCAGTCCATGCTTCAAGCATTGGACCTTGCAAAAGCGGCCATGTTCAACAGCCTGGCGGGTAACATTCTCAAAATCGGTGTGATCTGGCTCCTCGCATCAAAGGAAAGCTTCGGGATCATGGGGGCCGCAGTAGGTATAGCTGTCGGTTCGATGCTCGTCACCTTCCTGCATTTTTCCACCGTGCTGAAGGTCGTACCCTTCACGTTGCATTTCCGGAGCTATATATCTGCTTTAATTCTTGCTTTAATCTCTGGCTGGGGCGGCTATTATCTGTATCAAGCCCCGCTCTCGGCACAGCCCCTCGTACCAAGGCTGCTGCTGTCCGTAACGGTCGTGATCCTGCTTTTCACCTTTTTCCTGCTCATGACCGGCAGCATAAAAAAAGCGGATTTGATCCGGATTCCTAAGGTAGGCGGCTTTTTATCGAAGTTCGCCTGGAAATAATATGAACCGAAGCATTAAAAGGCTTCGGTTCATTTCTTCGTTTCATTTTTATCGATGTAAAATTGGCCATCTATGTACCCACAAATCGAAATCTCCTGGATTTTCGATTCACCATGTTTTTTCAGCTGGTGTCGAAGCCAAAATTGATTTTTTCCAATTTTATAAAGATTATTTTCCTGTATCTTCCCATCAATGATAAGGGGATATGGCGTTTCCTTCGTTTTCGTCCTTTTGCCTTGGGTGTTTTTAATGACCGAAAGTTTTCCCGACGATTCGAGAATGGCAAATTGCACTTCATTCAGATCATTGATTCCTTGTTCTCGCAGCTGGGTCAATAAATCATCGAAATTATATCGTTGCTTACGCATCGCCTTTTCATCTATTTTCCCTTGATTGATGATAATCTGAGGTGTACCGTCGACGATGTTCCGAAACCTGATGCTTTTCAATGATATGAACGCCAATATGATCTGGATGAAAGCGAGAACGAACATCGGGGTGATTTGCTGAAAAAATGGTTTATCCAAATCTTCAAAGGATAGGACTGCTATGTCCCCTATCATGATGGATACCACTAAATCAAGAATGCTCAGCTCCCCGACTTCCCGCTTACCCATCATCCGGAAAAGGAATAAGATGACTAGATAGATCACCGTCGTTCTAAAAATAATAGCCAGATAGGTATCCACTTCACTAACACATCCTTCATCCATAGCATGGCTTGGAAATTGAAAAATTACTCTATAATCTTTTCGAATTTCGCGGAAGCTGCTTAAACCTGGTCTAAAGGCTTCGTGTGGGGAATATGCTTGTACAAACACATAAACAGGCTAAAACGTATCAGCCTTTAAAAAGGAGGAATACCCATCGAAACTAAAAAAATGAGTGTCGCCGTAATTTATGGCGTAGGCTCCATCTTTGCCATAGCGATGATTGCAAGTTTGATCGTTTCCATCCTTCTTCGTTTCACTTCATTGACGGAATCATCCCTGACATACGTGGTCATGATCGTTTCCTTTTTATCGCTGTTCATTGGTGGATTCATTTCAGGAGGCAAAGGGAAAAAGCAAGGTCTATTCTTAGGCGGCAGCACCGGCTTGCTCTATCTGTTGATCGTGTTCCTTTTTCAATACTTGGGTCATGACGCACTCTTCACCATCAAGCAATGGATCTATTATGGCTGTTTCGTCATCACGGCCATGATGGGCGGCGTGCTTGGGGTCAATATGAGCTCCGACTCACGCACCCATTAAAAAAACAAACGAAACCGGGCATCCTTGCCCGGTTTTCATTTGTTGAGAAAAATCGCGCCGAGGAGGCTTCCCTGAACGCCCGCTGATAAGCGCGTGTTTGCAACGCTTTATGCTTAAACCTCAAAAACACTGGCTAATTTATTTCCCTATAATGTTGAGCCGAGCCTCCACCGGGATATGCCAGTGCCTCCAGTGGAAATTAACGTTCAATTACAACAAAAAAACTGTAGACAAACTCCATTTTCATCGAGTTTGTCTACAGTCGGAACCGGCCACACGGGCCGGTTTTCATTATTAAATCGATACTTCTTTATTTGGTGCACTTTCCGTAATTTCACGGATTGCAGCACGGTCGAATGTCAATTTAGTACCATCTGGTGACTTTATGACGATTTGCAATTCATCGATTGCATCGATTGTTCCGTGCATGCCGCCGATCGTTGCAACCTTATCACCTTTTTTCAAGCTGCTTTGCATGCTTTGTGTAGCCTTTTGGCGTTTTTGCTGCGGACGGATCAATAAGAAATAGAACAATACGAACATTAAAATTAATGGAAGTATTTGAGTTATTGCCATTTGTAGATTCACTCCTTTCGCTCATTAAAATATTTATGGAATTAGAAGTTTCTCGCATTCGGTTTATTGAAACCATACTGCTCGAAAAACTCTTCCCTAAAGTCTCCAAGACGATCTTCTCGAATGGCTTGTCTGACCTGTTCCATCAAGTTTAACAGAAAATGCAGGTTATGATAAGTCGTAAGACGAATCCCAAAAGTTTCTTCACATTTAATCAAATGGCGGATATATGCCCGGCTATAATTCTTGCAGACATGACAATCGCAATTTTCGTCGATAGGTCCAAAGTCGCGTGCATACTTTGCATTTTTCACGACTAGGCGGCCATTGCTTGTCATCAGTGTACCGTTACGCGCGATTCGCGTCGGCAATACACAGTCAAACATGTCGACACCGCGGATGGCCCCATCGATCAAGGAATCCGGCGAGCCTACGCCCATCAGGTAACGCGGTTTATTGGTTGGCAGCAACGGACTTGTAAACTCCAGTACGCGGTTCATGATATCCTTCGGTTCCCCGACGGATAGCCCTCCAATAGCATAACCCGGAAAATCGAGTGAAACAAGGTCTTTTGCACTTTGTTTACGAAGGTTTTCGAACTCCCCGCCTTGAACGATCCCGAACAGCCCTTGATCGTTCGGACGCTCATGGGCATTCAAGCAGCGTTCAGCCCAGCGTGATGTCCGTTCCACCGACTTCTTCATATACTCCTCGGTTGCCGGGAATGGCGGACATTCATCAAATGCCATCATGATATCGGAGCCAAGTGCATTTTGGATTTCCATCGCTTTTTCAGGAGATAAAAATAGTTTATCGCCATTGAGATGGTTCCTGAAATGTACGCCCTCTTCCTCAATTTTGCGGAACTCGCTCAAACTGAAGACTTGGAAGCCACCGGAATCCGTCAAAATCGCCCGATCCCAGTTCATGAACTTATGCAATCCACCGGCTTCCTTGATGATCTCATGCCCAGGACGCAGCCATAGATGGTACGTATTGCTGAGGATGATGCCTGCCCCCATCTGTTTCAGATCTTCCGGGGACATCGTTTTGACAGTAGCAAGCGTCCCTACCGGCATGAACGCCGGCGTTTCAAATGAACCATGCGGCGTATGGACCCGGCCCAGCCGTGCCCCTGTCTGTTTACATGTTTTGATTAACTCATATCGTATTGCTGTCAACGCAATAACTCCCTTCAAGAGCTTATCACTCTTATATTACTTAATTAACATTGCATCTCCAAAACTAAAGAACCTGTATTTTTCTTCCACTGCCGTTTCATAGGCATGAAGGACATGCTCCCTGCCAGCTAATGCAGAAATAAGCATGATTAAAGTCGATTTCGGTAAATGGAAGTTCGTAATCATCGCATCGATCCCCTTAAACTCATAACCAGGGTAAATGAAGATGCTCGTCCAGCCACTAACCTCCTTGAAGACCCCATCATTACCGGACGCGATCGTCTCCAATGTCCTTGTGGACGTTGTACCGACCGTAATGATTCTCCCACCGTTTCCTTTCACTTCATTAAGCAAACGCGCCGTGCCTTCCGTCATTTGATAAAATTCGGAATGCATTTCATGGCTGTCGATATCGTCCACACTGACGGGACGGAACGTGCCAAGCCCGACATGAAGCGTGATGAAGGCGATATGAACACCCATCGCTTTCAGCTTCTCGAGCAACTGCTCGGTAAAGTGCAGCCCGGCCGTCGGGGCGGCTGCCGATCCACGTTCACGCGCGTAGACCGTTTGATATCGATCCTGGTCGTCAAGCTGCTCCTTAATATACGGAGGCAGCGGCATTTCCCCGAGCTTATCCAGTATTTCATAAAAAATACCTTCATATTGAAACTCCAGGATACGGCCTCCATGCTCAAGTACGCCTGTACAGACGGCACTTAGCTTACCATCACCAAAGACGATTGTCGAACCTTCTTTTATACGCTTGGCGGGCTTTACAAGGGTTTCCCAAACATCATCATGCTCTTGCTTGAGCAGTAAAACTTCAACCTTTGCACCCGTTTCTTCCTTGCTTCCATATAGTCGTGCCGGCAGCACCCTCGTATCATTCAACACAAGGCAATCTCCCGGTTTGATATATTCAGTGATATGGCTGAAGACATCATGCTCGATCTTGCCCGATTCCTTGTCCAGCACCATCAACCGACTAGCTTCCCTATCTTCCAAAGGAACTTGGGCAATCAGTTCCTCCGGTAAATGAAAATCAAACAT
Coding sequences within:
- a CDS encoding bifunctional (p)ppGpp synthetase/guanosine-3',5'-bis(diphosphate) 3'-pyrophosphohydrolase translates to MANDQILTAEQVVERASLYLQPEEAEFIHRAFKYAEFAHREQFRKSGEPYIIHPIQVAGILADLEMDPATIAAGFLHDVVEDTEVTLKDIEENFSPEVAMLVDGVTKLGKIKYKSQQEQQAENHRKMFVAMAQDIRVILIKLADRLHNMRTLKHLPQEKQRRISNETLEIFAPLAHRLGISTIKWELEDTALRYLNPQQYYRIVNLMKKKRAEREMYLEEVIDEVRKNVEEVHIKADLSGRPKHIYSIYRKMALQNKQFSEIYDLLAVRIVVHSIKDCYAVLGIIHTCWKPMPGRFKDYIAMPKPNMYQSLHTTVIGPKGDPLEVQIRTSDMHRIAEFGVAAHWAYKEGKDVGEQPSLEEKLTWFREILEFQDDATNAEEFMESLKIDLFSDMVFIFTPKGDVIELPAGSNPIDFAYRIHSEIGNKTIGAKVNGKMVPLDYKLKTGDIIEILTSKHSYGPSQDWLKLTQTSQAKNKIRQFFKKQRREENIEKGKELVEKEIKDMEFELKEILTPENIKRVADKFNFLNEEDMYAAVGYNGITALQVVNRLTEKWRKQKMVEQEADISEAVADLKTFSNSSKKRDSGVQVPGIDNLLIRLSRCCNPVPGDEIVGYITKGRGVSVHRQDCPNLESGDSDHRLVPVEWESTINERKEYIVEIEISGYDRRGLLNEVLQAVNETKTNISAVSGKSDRNKVATIHMSIYIHNIAHLQKVVDRIKQISDVYSVRRIMN
- a CDS encoding adenine phosphoribosyltransferase, with the protein product MDLKQYVTIVQDWPKPGVIFKDITTLMDNGAAYKYATDQIVEYARDKQIDLVVGPEARGFIIGCPVAYSLEVGFAPVRKEGKLPRETIKVEYGLEYGTDVLTIHKDAIKPGQRVLITDDLLATGGTIEATIKLVEELGGIVAGIAFLIELTDLDGKDKLDGYDVLTLMSF
- the recJ gene encoding single-stranded-DNA-specific exonuclease RecJ; this encodes MLKPKTRWNLRTADENKVAILAEELHITPLVAALLVNRGLDTIDSARSFLFVKNQTFHDPFLLKDMDKAVYRIREAIQNGEKIRIFGDYDADGVTSTTVMLTTLMRMGADVDFYIPNRFTEGYGPNPMAFRLAAEQGVKVLITVDTGISAVAEADLAGELGMDYILTDHHEPGPVLPKALAIIHPKLEEGSYPFKDLAGVGVAFKLAHALLGELPEDLLEIAAIGTIADLVPLKGENRLIAAKGIEQLRLTGRPGLVALMKVANVQQEALNEESIGFAMAPRINAVGRLGDADPAVDLLMAANLAEAMELANEINDINKERQAMVATMAEEAIKEVEENFPLESNGVLIIGREGWNAGVVGIVASKLVERFYRPTIVLSYDREKGLAKGSARSIAGFDLFESLSSCRELLPHFGGHPMAAGMTLKMDDVQELRDRMNVIAKEQLTEEDFTPITDLDGATALADVSIQTIQEMSLLAPFGVTNPKPRILIDSVQLSSVRKIGANQNHLKVQLEDGDNHKLDGVGFGLGHFVDEIAPHAEVSVIGELSINEWNNMKKPQIFVQDISVDHWQLFDYRGKGQAEKWLADIPAQNRKIVMFSEDIYARYPFLQNHPDLVHIKNGEDADELDCFEAHVVFMDMPPLRDVLKRVIANKKPSRIYAHFSHDQDHFLSTMPTRDHFKWFYAFLAKKGPLDVKRYGDDLAKYRGWSRDTVDFISKVFFELDFVTIENGLIMLTTNAKKRDLSESESFIRKKEQFELEQELVYSSYQQLFDWFNLYLVHEATDLEEETKQWI
- the secDF gene encoding protein translocase subunit SecDF is translated as MVKRSRIVAFFLIVLLIFAAMGTTSKGILKDIKLGLDLQGGFEVLYEVKPLSGEKITPEVLRATVSSLERRVNVLGVSEPNIQIEGKDRIRVQLAGVKDQNNAREILSTQAKLSFRDYNDKEMMTGADLKEGGAKQTFQDNKPVVEVTLKDVNKFKEITQKISSMPVPTNVLAIWLDFEEGKDSIKDKASQDNMISAPAVSEVFNTKKVYITGQFTVEEAKELADLLDAGALPVDLKEKYSTSVGAQFGAGALNDTIFAGIIGIALIFIFMLVYYRFPGFIAVVTLSVYIFLTLLVFEWMNAVLTLPGIAALVLGVGMAVDANIITYERIRDELKLGRTVKAAYKEGTKNSLSTIMDANLTTLLAAAVLFYYGTSSVKGFATTLIISILMSFITAVYGTRLFMSLWVKSGFLDKRTSWFGVKKKYIHNLNEKINLMSLPTRFDKIDFVKHRKAFYGISIGITIIGIIFLFVFRLNLGIDFTSGTRIEVASKDVLTTQQVETEMGKAGIDVNDIKDVRLAGKENKNAVVRTVGVLDKQEIAVLKDHFKKDYGAEPNVSTVSPTVGKELAKNAIFALAIASLGIILYVSIRFEWRMAVPAVVALVHDAFFIVTIFSLLRLEVDITFIAAVLTIVGYSINDTIVTFDRIRENLRFSRKIKTVEELENIVNISIRQTLTRSINTVLTVLVTVIALMIFGSEAIRNFSIALFIGLICGVYSSLLIASQFWLDLKIRELKKKGPLNTAKEKKKSLEGQV
- a CDS encoding post-transcriptional regulator; the protein is MAKMNHPYESYYVKVRPFLKSKREEFQMVGLNAVTEEDIWGTLTKNKWKRPQENIHLHELVADIVTFSSNQFMNFQMVEAYKSPNLFEPLSEEELKELLKQ